In Galactobacillus timonensis, the genomic window ATACCGAAATAAAAGACACGGGCAGACCCACCATGGCCGGCTCGGATGCCGTGGAATTTCTGATTTCCATGAATAAGGGCGAGGATCTCACGCCGTTGGCCAAGACTGCATCGGGTGGTGAACTGAGCCGGCTCATGCTCGGTCTGAAGGCGGAGTTTTCACGTCTGCAGGGCATTGAAACTGTCATCTTTGATGAAATCGATACCGGTGTATCGGGGCCGGTGGCTTCCGCAATCGGGCGTAAGATGCAGGCGATTGCCAGGGACTGCCAGGTATTTTCCGTGACCCATCTTGCGCCGGTGGCTGCCTGTGCGAAGCAGGATTATCTAGTGTACAAGGAAGAGGACGATGGGCGTACGATCACCCATGTAAAAGAGATCAAAGGAAGTGCGATGATCGATCAGCTGGCATTGATTGCGTCCGGTGAAGTTACGAAGAGTTCGCGTGCCGCAGCGAAGGAACTGTATCAAAGGAGTCAGGCCTGATGGCGCATGTTTATTTTCATATTGATCTGAATGCGTTCTTTGTCAGTGCGGAGTGCATTCTGGATCCTTCCCTGAAAGGAAAGCCGGTGGCGGTGTGTGGTCAGACGCGGCGCAGTGTTGTGGCGACAGCCAGCTATGAGGCGCGCAAATACGGCGTTCACAGTGCGATGCCGGTTTCCGAAGCGCGGCATCTGTGTCCGGATCTGATTATGGTGGAGCCGCATTTTCAATGGTACCGGTCGCTTTCGGAAGAGTTCATGAACATCGTGTACTCGATTACGCCGGAGGTGGAGCAGGCGAGCATTGATGAGTGCTATGCGGATATGACGGTTCCGATTCAGGCATACGCAAAGCCGCTGGACCTGGCATGGAATCTGCAGCGCCGCATTCTCAGGGAACTGCAGCTGCCATGTTCGATCGGTATCGGGCCGAACATGTTTCTGGCAAAGATGGGATCGGACATGAAGAAGCCGATGGGCATCACCGTGATGCGGATCCGCGAAGTGCCGGCGAAACTGTGGCCCTTACCAATCAGGGATATGCGCGGCATCGGGGAACGTACGCTTCCGTATATGGAGGATCTTGGCATTAAGACGATCGGGGATCTTGCCAACTATTCCGATAAGCGGAGTCTTGAGGCCGTATTTGGAAAAAATACAGACAAGATGATCGCCAGGGCCAATGGCTATGATGACCGGGTGATTGTGAAGGAAACCGATGCCAAAAGCATGGGCGTTTCCGAGACGCTGCTGGAAGATGTAACCGATGAGGATGAGATCCGGGGTCTTTTTCGTACACTTTCGCGGAAGCTGGCAAAACGGCTGGAAGCAGAGCACAAGGCCGGCAGCCTTCTTTCGATCCGCATCAAGTACTATGACTTTTCCAATGCGGATCGTTCGCGCAAGCTGTCTGCTCCGGTATGGAAGGCGGAAGATCTCTATGAGCAGGCCATGGGCCTGTTTGAAGAGAACTGGGAAGGGGAGCCGGTGCGGCTGCTGGGACTTTCGGTGTCGGATTTTGCGGGAGCTTCCTGGGCTGCGCAACAGATGAATCTCTTTGATCCGGTGGAAGAGGCACATGAAGAAACCAGTTCCATTCTGCAGGAGCTGAACCATCAGCTGACGCTTGGGGGACATCTGGTGCGGGCAAGCTCGCTGCTGAAAAACGGTGAGTAGGGGAAGAAGAATCCATGAACCTGGATCTTGCCTATAAAAAATACATGAGCTGGCTGACGGTCAACGAGGGTAAATCTCCCAACACGATCGATAATTACGGCCGTGATCTGCGAGGGTATCTGGCCTGGCTGCAGCAGGAAGAGATCACCGACACCGATGCGATCAGCGGTCAGTTGATTGAGCAGTATCTTCAGTCGCAGAAGGATGTGAAGGCTGTTCGCAGCATTGCCCGTGAGGCTGCTGCGATCCGTTCGTTTCATCACTATCTAGCCTTTGTATATGATGCCAAGGATCCTTCGGTAAACATTGAAGTCCGCCACAGTGAAGACGATCTGCCGGTCTATGCGACCAGGGCGGAGATGGACCGTCTTCTTTCGTCGTTCACCAACGCCAATCCGAAGGAGATTCTGGACCATGCGCTGTTGGAGTTCATCTATGCCTGCGGATTACGGGTGTCGGAGGCGGTGAATCTGACACTGAACCGGGTGAATCTGGAAGAAGGGATGGTACGGGTGCTTGGTAAAGGCAACAAGGAGCGTCTGGTACCGGTCCCGAAAGGGTCTGTCCCCGTTTTGAAACGGTACCTGGAGATTGTGCGGCCGCTCTTTGTTAAGAAGCCGATGGCGCAGTTCTTTGTAAATTCCTGCGGGCGGCCGGTTACCGTGCGGTATGTGGAACTGCTGGTACGTGAAAAATGCGAAGAGGCCGGCATTGACAAGCATCTGACGCCGCATAAGCTTCGTCACAGCTATGCGACCCATCTTCTGCAGGGAGGGGCGGATCTTCGCAGCATTCAGGAACTGCTTGGTCATGCGGATATCGGTACGACCGAGATCTATACGCATGTGGCGGACAAGCAGCTGGTGGACAGCTATCAAAAGTTCAACCCGGTAGCTTCCCATCCTTCGCTGGATCATCTTGAGATACCGGAGAAGCCGGAAAGCACGAAGAAAAATGTAAAATAGTTTCATGTAATATATTTCATATTCTGTAACTTCATTGAAATAAAATTTCTTTTTCCTGTTGACATGCTTTTCATTCCAAATTAGAATCCCTTGCATAAATCAAGGAACGGAAGAGTAGTTACAGGGAAGCCTACAGCGAGCCGGAACAGAGTGGAAGTCCGGCAGGCGGAAATGCGATGAAGCGCATCCGGGAGATGTTCCTCTGAAGTGAATAGGAGGAAACGCAGGCGGCGTTAACGCATTGAGAGGTCAGGAACAGTTCTGGCAATAAGAGTGGTACCGCGGTTGATTCAGCCGTCTCTGTAATGGAGACGGCTTTATTTTATGTCCGGTCTTTGATGAGAAGGAAAGGAGGAGAACCCGATGGAAGAGCGACGACGTATTTCTCTGGAACGCATTACAGGCAGTGAAATGATAACAGAACAAAGAAAACTGAAGGAGAAAGAAAATGACAGGGAAAAAATTCAATGGAATCACGTTCGGAATGGTTTGTGCTCTTGCGCTTGCGGGCTGCGGCTCCTCCGCTTCAATGGCTGCTGAATCGGCAGCTTCCTCAACATCTGCTTCAACCTCAGCAGCTTCAACGGCGGCGGCCGATGCGACGGCTATACCGATGGCCAGTCTTGATCTGAGCAATGCGGATGGCGTTTTGAAAGATATTCTGGATAAAGGGGTTCTGGTTGTGGCAACGTCACCGGATTATCCGCCTGCTGAATTCGTCGACGCAGCCACCGGTGAAGTGAAGGGATCGGAAATGACGCTGGCAAAGTACATCGCGGACAACCTGGGCGTTGAGCTGCAGATTGAAGCGATGGATTTCTCGGGCGTCCTGACTGCTGTTGATACGGGCAAGGCGGATCTTGGCATCTCGGGCTTTGGCTATAAGAAAGACCGGGCGGAGAACTATGAGCTTTCGTTTGGCTATACAGGCAGCAGCGAGGCGGCGTGCCATGGTCTTCTGGTTCCGGCGGATCAGGTTGATTCCTACAGCAGCCTCTCGGATTTTTCGGGCAAGACGATTGATGCGCAGGCTTCCAGCCTTCAGGAAATGTATGTCGAAGACGAGATTCCGGATGCCAATCTGCAGCTGGTAACGTCACTGGATCAGGCGATTCTTGATCTTTCGACCGGCAAGGTGGATGCGGCAGCTCTTGACTGCAATACAGCGAAAAGCTACGCAGCCTCTTCGGATGGGAAGCTTGCCAAGTCCTCGGTGGAATTCGATCTGACACCGTATGAAGACTATGCAGGAAACGTCATCGCTGCCAAGAAGGGTGAAACATCTCTGATCAATGCAGTCAATGAAATCATTACGGTCGTCAACGATTACGAGCTCTATACCGACTGGTACAATCAGGCGAAGGTGGAAGCCGGAATTACGGACGAGGAATAACAGGAGAATAGTATGGGAGAGGGCATTATTCAGGTATTCATGGAATACTGGCCGATCTTCCTGAGAGGTGCCGCGGGGACGCTGGAATATGCGTTCATAGCGGTATTCTTCGGAAGTATCCTCGGTATTCTGGTGGCACTGATGCGGATTTCCCGCGTCGGGTGGCTGAGCAAGGCTGCGGCTGTCTATGCCAATGTGCTGCGTGGTACGCCATTGCTGGTGCAGATGTACATTGCCTATTATTTTCTTCCGATGGCAATTCCGGCGCTGAACGTGATGTCGCGTTCGTTCTGCGTTCTGCTGTCGCTGTCCCTAAACTCGAGCGCCTACGTTTCCGAAATCATCCGCTCTGGCATTCAGTCGGTGGATGTCGGACAGAGTGAGGCAGCGCGGTCGCTGGGCATGACGTACAGCCATTGCATGCGCCATATTGTGATGCCCCAGGCGGTGAAGTCGATTCTGCCGGCACTGGCAAATGAGTATATTGCGATGGTTAAAGAGACCTCTCTTGCGGGCACATTTATGTTATATGAATTGATGTACACGCGTACGCTGCTGGCCAACAAATTTCTGGTATGGCAGCCGCTGTTCATCATTTCGGGTATCTATCTGCTGATCACCATGGTACTGACATGGCTGGTGAAGAAAATGGAAAAGAGGCTTGCTGTAAGTGACTGAGAAAAAACCGATTATTGAAGTAAAGGATCTTCGTAAGAACTTCGGAGATCTCGAGGTGCTCAAGGGCATCAATGAATGCATTTATCCGGGAG contains:
- a CDS encoding DNA polymerase IV, which encodes MAHVYFHIDLNAFFVSAECILDPSLKGKPVAVCGQTRRSVVATASYEARKYGVHSAMPVSEARHLCPDLIMVEPHFQWYRSLSEEFMNIVYSITPEVEQASIDECYADMTVPIQAYAKPLDLAWNLQRRILRELQLPCSIGIGPNMFLAKMGSDMKKPMGITVMRIREVPAKLWPLPIRDMRGIGERTLPYMEDLGIKTIGDLANYSDKRSLEAVFGKNTDKMIARANGYDDRVIVKETDAKSMGVSETLLEDVTDEDEIRGLFRTLSRKLAKRLEAEHKAGSLLSIRIKYYDFSNADRSRKLSAPVWKAEDLYEQAMGLFEENWEGEPVRLLGLSVSDFAGASWAAQQMNLFDPVEEAHEETSSILQELNHQLTLGGHLVRASSLLKNGE
- a CDS encoding tyrosine-type recombinase/integrase, whose amino-acid sequence is MNLDLAYKKYMSWLTVNEGKSPNTIDNYGRDLRGYLAWLQQEEITDTDAISGQLIEQYLQSQKDVKAVRSIAREAAAIRSFHHYLAFVYDAKDPSVNIEVRHSEDDLPVYATRAEMDRLLSSFTNANPKEILDHALLEFIYACGLRVSEAVNLTLNRVNLEEGMVRVLGKGNKERLVPVPKGSVPVLKRYLEIVRPLFVKKPMAQFFVNSCGRPVTVRYVELLVREKCEEAGIDKHLTPHKLRHSYATHLLQGGADLRSIQELLGHADIGTTEIYTHVADKQLVDSYQKFNPVASHPSLDHLEIPEKPESTKKNVK
- a CDS encoding transporter substrate-binding domain-containing protein, whose product is MTGKKFNGITFGMVCALALAGCGSSASMAAESAASSTSASTSAASTAAADATAIPMASLDLSNADGVLKDILDKGVLVVATSPDYPPAEFVDAATGEVKGSEMTLAKYIADNLGVELQIEAMDFSGVLTAVDTGKADLGISGFGYKKDRAENYELSFGYTGSSEAACHGLLVPADQVDSYSSLSDFSGKTIDAQASSLQEMYVEDEIPDANLQLVTSLDQAILDLSTGKVDAAALDCNTAKSYAASSDGKLAKSSVEFDLTPYEDYAGNVIAAKKGETSLINAVNEIITVVNDYELYTDWYNQAKVEAGITDEE
- a CDS encoding amino acid ABC transporter permease, which codes for MGEGIIQVFMEYWPIFLRGAAGTLEYAFIAVFFGSILGILVALMRISRVGWLSKAAAVYANVLRGTPLLVQMYIAYYFLPMAIPALNVMSRSFCVLLSLSLNSSAYVSEIIRSGIQSVDVGQSEAARSLGMTYSHCMRHIVMPQAVKSILPALANEYIAMVKETSLAGTFMLYELMYTRTLLANKFLVWQPLFIISGIYLLITMVLTWLVKKMEKRLAVSD